A single genomic interval of Picosynechococcus sp. PCC 7003 harbors:
- a CDS encoding glycosyltransferase family 4 protein — MNLLYTLTTYPPTIGGAQLHQHLLAQQLHSRHSLQVLTQWRKNRTDWLLGTTLRAPEKGQDEFLDSISIHPLTISKKEKLLLFPYVLLYYPWMSFALPKIAQCLQTKIQPYANNANLIHNVRIGREGLSFASYYAAKKADIPFVFTPVHHPRWVGWRYQQYLNLYQKADRLLALTEVEKQTLVDLGVKPEKITVTGIGSILAPHPKPQSFREQYKITGPMVLFLGQHYAYKGYRQLLAAAPTVWGKYPETQFIFIGPPVKNSESYFQNGDRRILRLGAVDLQTKTDALAACDCLCVPSSQESFGGVYTEAWSFKKPVIGCDIPAVAEVIDHGENGLLVAQDPKAIAASILEILGDSHFAQTMGEAGYQKVQQRFTWEKLAAITETAYLQAIASA, encoded by the coding sequence ATGAATCTTCTCTATACCCTCACCACTTATCCCCCTACCATTGGTGGTGCCCAACTACACCAACATCTCCTTGCTCAGCAGCTACACTCTCGGCACTCGCTTCAAGTGCTAACCCAATGGCGGAAAAACCGAACTGACTGGCTATTAGGAACCACACTCAGAGCACCTGAAAAAGGCCAGGATGAATTTTTAGATAGCATTTCAATTCACCCTCTCACCATAAGCAAAAAAGAAAAACTATTACTCTTTCCCTATGTCCTGCTTTATTATCCTTGGATGAGTTTTGCTCTCCCTAAAATTGCCCAGTGCTTACAAACGAAAATTCAACCCTATGCCAACAATGCAAATTTAATTCATAACGTCAGAATTGGACGCGAAGGCCTGAGCTTTGCCTCATACTACGCCGCCAAAAAAGCAGATATTCCCTTTGTCTTTACTCCTGTACATCATCCTCGCTGGGTCGGCTGGCGCTATCAGCAGTATCTAAATCTTTACCAAAAGGCTGATCGTCTTCTCGCCTTAACCGAAGTGGAAAAACAAACTTTAGTGGATTTAGGGGTGAAACCGGAAAAGATTACGGTAACTGGCATTGGCTCGATCCTCGCGCCTCATCCCAAGCCCCAAAGCTTTCGGGAGCAATACAAGATTACTGGCCCGATGGTTCTATTTTTGGGACAACACTACGCCTACAAAGGCTATCGTCAACTCCTAGCAGCCGCTCCCACAGTATGGGGAAAATACCCAGAAACCCAATTTATCTTCATCGGCCCCCCAGTCAAAAACTCGGAAAGTTATTTTCAAAATGGCGATCGCCGCATTCTCCGCTTAGGTGCTGTAGATTTACAAACCAAAACTGATGCCTTGGCGGCCTGTGATTGTCTCTGTGTCCCCTCCAGTCAAGAAAGCTTTGGTGGTGTTTATACCGAGGCCTGGAGTTTTAAAAAACCAGTAATTGGTTGTGATATTCCCGCTGTGGCTGAAGTCATTGACCATGGCGAAAATGGTCTGTTGGTAGCCCAAGACCCAAAGGCGATCGCGGCTAGTATTCTCGAAATTTTAGGTGATTCCCATTTTGCTCAAACCATGGGAGAAGCTGGTTACCAAAAAGTGCAACAGCGCTTTACCTGGGAAAAATTAGCTGCCATAACAGAGACAGCCTACTTGCAGGCAATAGCTAGCGCTTAG
- the rfbD gene encoding dTDP-4-dehydrorhamnose reductase, producing MISPALSTTDRMKVLITGANGQLGQALIALAPTNYEVIALSRRQLDITDRTTVLDRIGELKPDWVINAAAYTAVDRAEQEVEQAFAVNGQAPGYLAEALANTGGRLLHISTDFVFDGQRSTPYPPTAPPNPLNVYGESKLMGEQMVQTCLGDASLIVRTAWVYDGTHRNFVTTMLRLMEEQQEVRVVADQVGTPTATSTLANTLWLGIRQRWYGIYHATDAGIATWYDFAVAIQHYGRQLNLLEHSVPIVPITTAEFPTTACRPAYSVLDKSSTWEQLQELPLHWQPVLYEQLLGLMMDGSARTLGAYQCS from the coding sequence ATGATTTCCCCAGCATTATCAACTACAGACAGGATGAAAGTTTTGATTACGGGAGCCAATGGACAACTAGGTCAGGCGCTGATCGCATTGGCTCCTACAAATTATGAAGTGATCGCTCTCAGCCGTCGTCAGCTCGACATTACAGACCGTACTACTGTGTTGGACCGCATCGGCGAATTGAAGCCAGACTGGGTGATCAATGCCGCCGCTTATACAGCAGTGGATCGAGCAGAACAAGAGGTAGAACAAGCCTTTGCGGTCAATGGTCAAGCTCCTGGTTATCTTGCTGAGGCTTTAGCGAATACAGGGGGACGCCTGCTGCATATTTCCACAGACTTTGTTTTCGATGGCCAACGTTCCACCCCTTATCCCCCGACTGCTCCCCCTAACCCATTGAATGTTTATGGCGAAAGTAAACTTATGGGTGAGCAGATGGTTCAGACTTGTTTGGGAGACGCTTCTTTAATTGTTCGCACTGCCTGGGTTTATGACGGAACTCACCGCAACTTTGTCACGACAATGTTGCGCCTCATGGAAGAACAGCAGGAGGTTCGGGTGGTAGCGGATCAGGTTGGCACTCCAACGGCGACAAGCACTTTGGCTAACACCCTGTGGCTGGGGATCCGTCAGAGATGGTACGGCATTTACCATGCTACCGATGCGGGGATCGCTACTTGGTACGACTTTGCGGTCGCTATTCAGCACTATGGTCGACAATTAAATCTGCTAGAGCACTCCGTGCCTATTGTGCCTATTACCACCGCCGAATTTCCTACAACTGCTTGCCGCCCCGCCTACTCAGTGCTGGATAAGTCCTCCACATGGGAGCAGCTTCAGGAATTGCCCCTACACTGGCAACCAGTGCTTTATGAGCAGCTTTTAGGCCTAATGATGGATGGTAGCGCTAGGACTCTGGGTGCGTATCAATGCTCATAA
- the rfbC gene encoding dTDP-4-dehydrorhamnose 3,5-epimerase: MKVLSTQLPDVKLIEPTVHVDSRGFFLETYQQDRYTHHHVGPYFVQDNLSLSECGTLRGLHLQWPYPQGKLIYVLQGEVFDVAIDLRVGSPTFGQWVGEILSAENKHQLWIPQGFAHGFCVLSETALVIYKCTDFYHQETELSLRWDDPEVNIDWPLPLAEPKLSSKDAQAPYLTDISKSHLPQYNEVIL; this comes from the coding sequence ATGAAAGTTTTATCCACACAATTACCCGACGTCAAACTCATTGAGCCGACGGTTCATGTCGATAGCCGAGGGTTCTTCCTAGAGACCTATCAGCAGGATCGCTATACCCATCACCATGTAGGCCCGTATTTTGTGCAAGATAACCTTTCTTTGTCCGAATGTGGCACATTGCGAGGTTTACATTTGCAGTGGCCCTATCCCCAAGGCAAACTCATCTATGTATTGCAAGGAGAAGTATTTGATGTAGCCATCGATCTGCGAGTTGGATCGCCCACCTTTGGCCAGTGGGTAGGGGAAATATTATCAGCAGAAAATAAACACCAGCTTTGGATACCTCAGGGGTTTGCCCATGGGTTTTGTGTCCTCAGTGAAACGGCTTTAGTCATCTACAAATGTACAGATTTTTACCACCAAGAAACTGAACTAAGCCTGCGTTGGGATGACCCCGAGGTGAACATTGATTGGCCTTTACCCCTAGCAGAACCCAAACTATCGTCCAAGGATGCCCAAGCTCCTTACCTAACAGACATCAGCAAGAGTCACTTACCTCAATATAATGAGGTCATCCTATGA
- the rfbA gene encoding glucose-1-phosphate thymidylyltransferase RfbA, with protein sequence MKGIILAGGSGSRLYPITLGTSKQLLPIYDKPLIYYPLSVLMLADIREILVITTPQDEAAFRRLLGTGQQWGLDLSYAVQPSPDGLAQAFLIGKSFIGDDSVCLVLGDNIFYGQSFTAQLQRAVATVETQGGATVFGYQVKDPERFGVVEFSPDGKVLSIEEKPSKPKSDYAVTGLYFYDNQVIDIAKQLRPSNRGELEITDIHLAYLSQEKLRVERFGRGFAWLDTGTHDSLLDAGQFVQTLEKRQGLKIACLEEIAYGKNWITIEHLEASINKLPNNGYRHYLRDLIKTEPFISSQ encoded by the coding sequence ATGAAGGGCATCATCCTAGCAGGGGGCTCCGGTAGCCGCCTCTACCCAATTACCCTCGGTACCTCGAAGCAACTACTGCCGATCTACGATAAACCGTTGATTTACTACCCGCTGTCGGTGTTGATGTTGGCTGATATTCGCGAGATTCTGGTGATTACCACCCCCCAAGATGAAGCAGCTTTCCGTCGGCTCTTGGGCACAGGACAGCAGTGGGGGCTAGACCTCAGCTATGCCGTGCAGCCCAGCCCCGATGGTTTGGCCCAGGCCTTTTTGATTGGAAAATCATTCATTGGCGATGATTCGGTCTGTTTGGTGCTAGGAGATAATATTTTCTACGGTCAAAGTTTTACCGCCCAACTTCAGCGAGCAGTAGCCACAGTGGAGACTCAAGGCGGAGCTACAGTATTTGGCTACCAGGTTAAGGATCCAGAACGGTTTGGGGTGGTGGAATTTTCCCCCGATGGCAAAGTTCTCTCTATTGAAGAAAAGCCATCAAAGCCAAAGTCCGATTACGCTGTCACAGGACTTTACTTTTATGACAATCAAGTAATTGATATTGCAAAACAGCTTCGCCCTTCTAATCGGGGAGAATTAGAAATTACTGATATTCATTTGGCTTACTTAAGCCAGGAAAAACTCAGAGTTGAACGCTTTGGGCGAGGATTTGCGTGGTTAGATACAGGAACCCACGATAGCTTACTAGATGCTGGACAATTTGTTCAAACCCTAGAGAAGCGTCAGGGACTTAAAATTGCCTGTCTAGAGGAAATTGCCTATGGCAAAAATTGGATCACTATCGAACATCTAGAAGCGTCCATAAATAAACTACCCAACAATGGCTATCGTCATTATCTACGGGACTTAATCAAGACAGAGCCGTTTATCTCTTCCCAATGA
- the rfbB gene encoding dTDP-glucose 4,6-dehydratase, whose product MVKTLLVTGGSGFIGSALVRYLIQQTPHTVINLDKLTYAGNLESVEIVANHPRYHFEQVDICDGAALTRIFKTYQPTAILHLAAETHVDRSIDGPAAFIQTNIVGTYTLLEAARTHWQTLDSESRTQFRFHHISTDEVFGDLGHGDSYFTEATPYAPSSPYSASKASADHLVRAWHRTYGLPILITNCSNNYGPYHFPEKLIPLMILNALEGKALPVYGQGKQIRDWLYVEDHARALYTVLTQGQPGETYVIGGNQEICNLDVVSTICDLLEELAPHKPPGVTRYADLITFVPDRPGHDQRYAIDASKIQRELGWQPQETFATGLRKTVEWYLTHRGWCDRALANTYSRQRLGLNL is encoded by the coding sequence ATGGTTAAAACACTACTAGTAACGGGAGGATCAGGGTTTATTGGCTCTGCACTAGTACGCTATCTTATCCAGCAAACCCCCCATACCGTGATTAACCTTGATAAGTTGACCTATGCCGGAAACCTCGAATCTGTGGAGATAGTAGCTAACCACCCCCGCTACCACTTCGAGCAGGTTGATATTTGCGATGGGGCCGCCCTCACACGCATTTTCAAAACCTACCAACCCACGGCCATTCTACACCTCGCCGCCGAAACCCATGTAGATCGTTCCATCGATGGCCCGGCCGCCTTTATTCAGACCAACATTGTCGGCACATACACCCTACTAGAGGCCGCCCGCACCCACTGGCAAACCCTAGATTCAGAGTCTCGAACCCAGTTTCGATTTCACCACATTTCCACCGACGAAGTCTTTGGCGATCTCGGCCATGGAGACAGCTACTTCACCGAAGCCACCCCCTACGCCCCCAGTTCGCCCTATTCCGCCAGCAAGGCCAGTGCCGACCATCTAGTTCGGGCGTGGCACCGCACCTATGGTTTGCCCATTCTAATTACTAACTGCTCAAATAACTATGGTCCCTACCACTTCCCAGAAAAGCTGATCCCCCTCATGATTCTCAACGCTTTGGAAGGCAAAGCTCTACCTGTTTATGGCCAAGGAAAACAAATCCGCGACTGGCTTTATGTGGAAGATCATGCCCGTGCGCTTTATACTGTGCTCACCCAAGGCCAACCCGGGGAAACCTATGTGATTGGTGGCAACCAGGAAATCTGCAATCTCGACGTAGTATCTACTATTTGCGACCTACTGGAGGAACTTGCTCCCCATAAGCCCCCTGGTGTCACCCGCTATGCCGATCTGATTACCTTTGTTCCAGACCGTCCCGGCCACGACCAGCGCTACGCCATCGATGCCAGCAAAATTCAGCGGGAACTGGGCTGGCAACCCCAGGAAACCTTTGCCACTGGGCTACGCAAAACTGTGGAATGGTACCTGACCCATCGCGGCTGGTGTGATCGGGCCTTAGCCAATACCTATAGTCGTCAACGATTGGGGCTAAATCTATGA
- a CDS encoding glycosyltransferase family 2 protein codes for MIYFITVNYYSTELIKNLSVSIQAGVTSPYELLIINNSPEEVAIHQLAGDNVHVIEAEDNLGFGQGCNLGIRDVWQRDRQGLVWLINPDATLEPGADRHIHQCLLENPNIAILGTKILSPDGNIWFAEGSFNPWLGNLKHSNKATQSAAKLGDHSALTRPVQWVTGCSFIINLRQFKKQPEFDKDYFLYAEDADFCLRYAKQGHSIAVTNEVLVSHKVSSIIGRNQLSMYKNYTFGRLLLIKKHGTILGFLTYFIYCLTIAILYLPVKNDQSRGRLQGIKQFLQLKSKPYQSF; via the coding sequence ATGATTTATTTTATTACGGTCAACTATTATTCTACTGAACTAATTAAGAATCTAAGCGTCTCAATTCAAGCGGGAGTGACAAGCCCCTACGAGTTATTAATTATCAACAACTCACCGGAGGAGGTCGCTATCCATCAACTTGCCGGAGATAATGTGCATGTTATTGAGGCAGAGGATAATCTTGGTTTTGGCCAGGGTTGCAACCTCGGTATTCGCGATGTGTGGCAACGAGATCGCCAAGGCTTAGTATGGTTGATCAATCCCGATGCGACCCTAGAACCCGGGGCTGATCGGCACATTCATCAGTGCTTGCTAGAGAATCCCAACATCGCGATTCTGGGAACCAAAATTCTATCCCCCGATGGCAATATTTGGTTTGCTGAGGGATCTTTTAACCCATGGTTAGGTAACCTAAAGCATAGCAATAAAGCGACTCAATCAGCGGCCAAATTGGGTGATCACTCGGCTCTAACCAGACCCGTTCAGTGGGTAACAGGTTGCAGCTTTATTATCAACCTCCGCCAGTTTAAAAAGCAGCCCGAATTCGACAAAGACTATTTTCTCTACGCCGAAGACGCTGACTTTTGCCTAAGATATGCTAAGCAAGGCCATTCTATAGCCGTTACCAACGAAGTGCTCGTGAGCCATAAAGTTTCTTCTATTATTGGTCGCAATCAACTATCTATGTATAAAAACTATACATTTGGACGACTATTGCTCATCAAAAAACATGGCACAATATTAGGGTTTCTGACCTACTTTATTTATTGTCTTACTATCGCTATTCTCTACTTGCCCGTCAAAAACGATCAGTCTAGGGGCCGTTTACAAGGAATTAAGCAGTTTTTGCAGTTAAAAAGCAAGCCGTACCAGAGCTTTTGA
- a CDS encoding glycosyltransferase family 2 protein, producing the protein MNAREFKLLHRQYELNKREIMHTEIKNTYKVVAYITAYCDQLAINTCLKSLFSQTYPIDKIIIIDNSPVILDLEVDPQFQTKIIVESHPENIGIAQGLCIGIEWAINNNYDFLWTFDQDSEPKKDCLEKLLVNYDKLHSEDLPIGVIAPLSIDIRSEEELEGAIFDRYRFFSVSKHKNHKTIRSKKQDFYECDMVITSGSLVSLQVAQKVDLPNQDLFIDAVDWDYCIKFRSQGFRIIVTTQSLMQHNFGSFVKHRIRRNKELIPVYSYSVMRYYYMFRNHTFIQTRLSRQYNSLHLSVAHRIQSLIKIIARIMLYEPNEKFAKLWACYRGTFDGFLGKLGKTWSP; encoded by the coding sequence TTGAATGCTCGAGAATTTAAACTTTTGCATAGACAATATGAATTGAATAAACGAGAAATCATGCATACAGAAATAAAAAATACTTATAAAGTGGTAGCTTATATTACTGCTTACTGTGACCAACTTGCAATTAATACATGTCTCAAGTCGCTTTTTTCACAAACCTATCCAATTGATAAAATCATTATTATTGATAATTCTCCGGTCATTTTAGATCTAGAAGTAGATCCACAATTTCAAACTAAAATCATTGTTGAATCGCATCCAGAAAATATTGGTATTGCACAAGGATTATGTATTGGTATCGAGTGGGCAATTAATAACAATTATGATTTTCTTTGGACATTTGATCAAGATAGTGAGCCGAAAAAAGACTGCCTAGAAAAACTTTTAGTTAATTATGATAAGTTGCATAGTGAGGATTTACCGATAGGAGTGATTGCACCATTATCAATTGACATCCGGTCTGAAGAAGAATTAGAAGGAGCAATATTTGATAGATATCGTTTTTTTTCAGTATCCAAACACAAAAATCATAAGACTATCAGAAGTAAAAAACAAGACTTTTATGAGTGTGATATGGTCATCACATCCGGATCATTAGTAAGTTTGCAAGTTGCCCAAAAAGTAGATTTGCCTAACCAAGACTTATTTATTGATGCTGTTGATTGGGATTACTGTATAAAATTCAGGAGCCAAGGTTTTCGCATTATTGTGACGACCCAATCATTGATGCAGCACAACTTTGGCAGCTTTGTAAAACATAGGATCAGGAGAAATAAGGAATTAATCCCTGTTTACTCATATTCTGTCATGAGATATTACTATATGTTCAGAAATCACACCTTTATACAAACTAGATTATCTAGGCAATATAATAGTCTCCATTTATCTGTTGCACATAGAATTCAGTCTTTAATAAAGATAATAGCCAGAATTATGTTGTATGAACCAAATGAAAAATTTGCTAAATTGTGGGCCTGCTATAGAGGAACATTTGATGGATTTCTTGGCAAGTTAGGTAAAACATGGAGTCCATGA
- a CDS encoding glycosyltransferase, with product MNTNQPQVSIVCVTYNHEEFIEEAINGFLMQKTNFPVEVIIHDDASTDNTTKVIQEYHTKYPEIIKPIIQTQNQFSIRQFDFFRDILKKAEGKYIALCEGDDYWTDSLKLQKQVDFMELNPEFSICFHKVKILKNNQLIEDNITNVPSKITSITDLVKGNYIHTPSCVFRNRQDSIIGANFIHSPLGDYYIHMMNALHGKIFHIDEDMAVYRIHPHSMWSSQSSLYHETKTLISYCCILLDLDKNFDFIRKDIESHIACRSQIIFNRHQDFIDDLAKEPILIFKNIIRINMMELQKIKRNPFYRIYQSWYKFNRKIKKLFRIQGSLNSVLALLI from the coding sequence ATGAATACAAATCAGCCTCAGGTGAGTATTGTATGTGTCACTTACAATCATGAAGAGTTTATTGAAGAAGCTATCAATGGTTTCTTAATGCAAAAAACTAATTTTCCTGTAGAAGTCATTATTCATGATGATGCTTCTACTGATAACACTACTAAAGTTATTCAAGAATATCACACGAAATATCCTGAAATTATCAAACCAATAATACAAACCCAAAATCAATTTTCAATTAGACAATTTGACTTTTTCAGAGATATTTTAAAAAAAGCAGAAGGTAAATATATTGCACTTTGTGAAGGTGATGACTACTGGACAGATTCCCTAAAACTACAAAAACAAGTTGATTTTATGGAATTAAATCCTGAATTTTCTATTTGTTTTCATAAAGTAAAAATCCTAAAAAACAATCAACTAATAGAAGATAATATAACAAATGTACCTTCAAAAATCACATCAATCACTGACTTAGTAAAAGGCAACTATATTCATACTCCTTCCTGTGTGTTCAGAAATCGTCAAGACTCAATTATTGGAGCCAACTTTATTCATTCTCCATTGGGCGATTACTATATTCATATGATGAATGCTTTACATGGAAAAATATTCCACATTGATGAGGATATGGCTGTTTACAGAATCCATCCCCATTCAATGTGGTCGAGTCAGTCATCACTGTATCACGAAACAAAAACCTTGATTTCTTATTGTTGTATACTTTTAGACTTGGATAAAAACTTTGATTTTATAAGAAAAGATATCGAAAGTCATATTGCATGCAGATCTCAAATTATCTTTAATCGGCATCAAGACTTCATTGATGACTTGGCAAAAGAGCCAATATTAATCTTCAAAAATATTATAAGAATTAATATGATGGAGTTGCAAAAAATAAAAAGAAATCCGTTTTATCGAATATATCAATCTTGGTATAAGTTCAATAGAAAAATCAAAAAACTTTTCAGGATTCAAGGTTCTTTAAATTCAGTTCTTGCACTCTTAATATGA
- a CDS encoding acyltransferase, producing MAWLTKTEIEALGFAKVGTNVLLSNKTSYYNCSRIEIGDNVRIDDFCVLSAGVGGIIIGSNVHIAVYSSLIGAGKIKLSDFSGLSSRVSIYSSNDDYSGSAMTNPTIPENFTNVTHADVLLERHVIVGAGSIILPGVILEEGVAIGALSLVNKNCQAFTIYAGSPLKRITSRKRDLLEIEKAFLNSQDTCEY from the coding sequence ATGGCTTGGCTAACTAAAACTGAAATAGAAGCTCTGGGTTTTGCAAAGGTAGGGACAAATGTCTTACTTTCTAACAAAACTTCTTACTATAATTGTTCCCGGATAGAAATAGGAGACAATGTTAGGATTGACGATTTTTGCGTTTTATCTGCCGGAGTCGGAGGTATTATTATTGGAAGTAATGTTCACATTGCAGTTTATTCATCTTTAATTGGCGCAGGTAAAATAAAACTATCTGATTTCTCTGGTCTTTCATCGCGAGTATCTATTTATAGCAGTAATGATGATTATAGTGGTAGTGCAATGACTAATCCTACTATTCCTGAAAACTTTACTAATGTCACCCATGCTGACGTTCTTCTTGAACGCCATGTAATTGTTGGTGCTGGGTCAATCATTCTGCCTGGAGTAATTCTTGAAGAAGGTGTTGCCATTGGAGCCCTCAGTCTTGTTAATAAAAATTGTCAAGCTTTTACCATATATGCTGGTTCTCCACTAAAACGAATTACTTCTCGAAAGCGAGATCTTCTTGAGATAGAAAAAGCTTTCCTCAACTCCCAGGATACTTGCGAATACTAA
- a CDS encoding DegT/DnrJ/EryC1/StrS aminotransferase family protein has product MMKNSVHELAIFGGESMFKEKLHIGRPNIGNRERLLERINDMLDRRWLSNNGTFVQEFEQQLADYLGVKHCIAVCNGTIALELVIRALEFKGEVIVPSFTFIATAHALQWQEITPVFCDIGPKTHTLDPAKVEQMITPRTSGIIGVHVWGQPCNVDALTAIADRHQLKLAFDASHALGCSYQGQMIGNFGKAEVFSFHATKFINSFEGGAIATNDDELNEKLRLMKNFGFAGFDNVIYLGTNGKMSEVSAAMGLTSLESIDEFMAVNRRNYEVYQQELAGLPGVKLFPYNESEKQNYQYVVVEVDETNAGISRDLLVEVLHAENVIARRYFYPGCHQMEPYRSYFPHAGLLLPETEKLTSKVLILPTGTAISEEIIIQICKIIRLAIADFPLKIKNQGKTTH; this is encoded by the coding sequence ATGATGAAAAACTCAGTTCATGAACTTGCTATTTTTGGCGGTGAGTCAATGTTTAAGGAGAAGCTTCATATTGGGCGGCCGAACATTGGTAACCGAGAACGCTTGCTAGAACGAATTAACGATATGTTAGATCGCCGCTGGCTATCTAATAATGGAACGTTTGTTCAAGAATTTGAACAACAGCTCGCAGACTATTTAGGTGTTAAGCACTGCATTGCGGTTTGTAATGGAACAATCGCCTTAGAGTTAGTGATTCGGGCTTTGGAGTTCAAAGGGGAGGTGATTGTGCCCTCTTTTACCTTTATCGCCACGGCCCATGCGTTGCAATGGCAGGAGATTACCCCAGTTTTTTGCGATATTGGCCCCAAAACCCATACTCTCGATCCCGCGAAAGTCGAACAGATGATTACACCGCGCACCTCGGGCATTATTGGGGTGCATGTTTGGGGCCAGCCTTGTAATGTGGATGCTTTGACCGCTATTGCCGATCGTCATCAGTTAAAATTAGCATTTGATGCCTCCCATGCATTGGGCTGTTCCTATCAGGGGCAGATGATTGGTAATTTCGGAAAGGCAGAGGTTTTTAGTTTCCATGCAACAAAGTTCATCAATAGCTTTGAAGGTGGGGCGATCGCTACTAATGATGATGAGTTGAATGAAAAACTCCGGTTGATGAAGAATTTTGGCTTTGCTGGCTTTGATAATGTGATTTATCTGGGGACCAATGGCAAAATGTCAGAAGTTTCGGCGGCTATGGGTCTAACCTCGTTAGAGAGTATTGATGAGTTTATGGCGGTGAATCGTCGAAACTATGAGGTTTATCAGCAAGAATTGGCAGGTCTACCGGGGGTAAAGTTGTTTCCTTATAATGAATCAGAAAAGCAAAATTATCAGTATGTAGTTGTCGAAGTTGATGAGACCAATGCGGGTATTAGTCGAGACTTATTAGTTGAAGTTCTCCATGCAGAGAATGTGATTGCACGGCGTTATTTTTATCCTGGGTGTCATCAAATGGAGCCATATCGATCTTACTTTCCTCATGCTGGCTTACTACTGCCAGAAACGGAAAAATTAACTTCAAAAGTTTTGATCTTACCCACAGGAACAGCTATCTCTGAAGAGATCATTATTCAAATTTGTAAAATTATTAGACTAGCAATTGCAGACTTCCCCCTCAAAATAAAAAATCAAGGAAAAACAACTCACTAA
- a CDS encoding methyltransferase domain-containing protein, producing the protein MYNHTVGRKFLSLIQKIKFRISEFNKPYNFHCPVCESSVKKFARLPDAYYEKLDAHGFIFSIFQFETLNQLGYLCPHCSSSDRDRLYAAYLSREFSDKIENQNFLDIAPSNSLRNFIIKKYPELKYRSTDLNRTDVDDILDVTSMDAYQDGLFDFFICSHVLEHIKDDKKALQELYRVLNEQGRGILMVPIMLTLNEDYENSEITDSGERWKHFGQGDHVRMYSKTGFLKKIRETGFQVSELDINFFDKDTFFRYGIHPRSVLYIVSKQPSPDVSSIVALGA; encoded by the coding sequence ATGTATAATCATACAGTAGGAAGAAAATTCCTGAGTCTCATCCAAAAGATAAAGTTTAGAATTTCCGAATTCAATAAACCATATAATTTTCATTGCCCAGTATGTGAGTCTTCTGTTAAAAAGTTCGCTCGATTACCTGATGCTTACTATGAGAAGTTAGATGCTCATGGATTTATATTTTCAATTTTTCAGTTTGAAACACTAAATCAACTAGGTTATCTTTGTCCTCATTGTAGTTCTAGCGACAGGGATAGGCTTTATGCGGCCTATTTAAGCAGGGAATTTTCTGACAAGATTGAAAATCAGAACTTTCTAGATATCGCTCCATCTAATAGTCTTAGAAATTTTATCATCAAAAAATATCCCGAATTAAAGTATCGCTCGACCGATCTGAATAGGACAGATGTTGACGACATCCTAGATGTTACAAGCATGGATGCGTATCAGGATGGTTTATTTGATTTCTTTATTTGTTCTCATGTTTTAGAGCATATTAAAGATGACAAGAAAGCCCTTCAAGAACTATATAGAGTCTTGAATGAGCAAGGTCGAGGAATCTTGATGGTTCCTATTATGTTGACCTTGAATGAGGATTACGAAAATTCTGAGATTACTGATTCAGGTGAGCGATGGAAGCATTTTGGACAGGGTGATCATGTCCGAATGTACTCTAAAACAGGGTTCCTAAAAAAAATAAGGGAGACTGGATTTCAAGTTTCAGAGCTAGATATCAACTTTTTTGATAAAGATACTTTTTTTAGATATGGCATACATCCTCGATCCGTGCTTTATATAGTAAGTAAGCAACCATCGCCTGATGTATCTAGCATTGTGGCTCTAGGAGCTTAA